From the Deltaproteobacteria bacterium genome, one window contains:
- the ftsZ gene encoding cell division protein FtsZ: MQFEFVEERERYEAKIKVIGVGGAGGNAINNMIAAKLKGVDFLVANTDSQDLERSSCTQRIQLGATVTRGLGAGADPEIGRIAAEESLEEIREAVSGMDMVFITAGMGGGTGTGASPVVARESRESNALTVAVVTKPFKFEGTKRMNRALEGIEKLKKEVDTLIVIPNERLKAVGNKNSTFRELIVRADEVLLHAVKGISDLIMSSGFINLDFADVKKVMQEMGTAIMGTGRASGENRAVEAAKEAVNSPLLEDISISGAKGLLMNITGPSSMTMDEIDEASSYIRGEVDEDADIFWGVVFDDSMEDEVMITVIATGIDKERQEKVVKLRDLTPQEAEESWSVRVNGEVVDPLDTPTFQRVREEPELEEPEEPEARKGKRGGFFKRGLFKDNLDYPTFLRAKAD, from the coding sequence ATGCAATTTGAATTCGTCGAAGAAAGGGAAAGGTACGAGGCCAAGATCAAGGTCATCGGCGTCGGCGGAGCGGGCGGTAATGCCATCAACAACATGATCGCCGCGAAGCTCAAGGGCGTCGATTTTCTGGTGGCCAACACGGACAGCCAGGACCTTGAACGCTCCAGTTGTACCCAGCGGATTCAGCTCGGGGCCACGGTAACCCGGGGTCTGGGTGCAGGGGCGGACCCGGAGATCGGCCGCATTGCGGCGGAAGAAAGCCTTGAGGAGATCCGTGAGGCTGTAAGCGGCATGGACATGGTTTTCATCACCGCCGGCATGGGTGGGGGGACCGGAACAGGGGCGTCCCCGGTGGTGGCCCGGGAATCCCGGGAGAGCAATGCCCTGACGGTGGCCGTGGTGACCAAGCCTTTCAAATTCGAGGGGACCAAGCGCATGAACCGGGCCCTTGAGGGGATTGAAAAGCTGAAGAAGGAAGTGGACACTTTGATCGTCATCCCCAACGAAAGGCTCAAGGCGGTCGGGAACAAGAATTCCACTTTCAGAGAACTCATCGTCCGGGCGGACGAGGTCCTCCTGCACGCCGTCAAAGGCATCTCCGACCTGATCATGAGCAGTGGCTTCATCAACCTCGACTTCGCAGACGTGAAGAAAGTCATGCAGGAGATGGGTACGGCCATTATGGGGACCGGGAGGGCCAGCGGTGAAAACCGGGCCGTTGAGGCGGCCAAGGAAGCCGTCAACAGTCCGTTGCTCGAGGATATCTCCATCAGCGGTGCGAAAGGCCTCCTGATGAACATCACGGGACCCTCCAGCATGACCATGGACGAGATCGACGAGGCCTCCAGCTATATCAGGGGAGAGGTCGACGAGGATGCGGATATCTTCTGGGGCGTTGTTTTCGACGACAGCATGGAAGATGAGGTCATGATCACGGTCATCGCGACGGGAATCGACAAGGAACGGCAGGAAAAGGTGGTGAAGCTCCGGGATCTGACTCCCCAGGAGGCCGAGGAGTCATGGAGTGTACGGGTCAATGGAGAGGTCGTGGATCCCCTGGATACCCCGACCTTCCAGCGAGTTCGGGAAGAACCCGAACTCGAGGAGCCGGAGGAACCGGAAGCCCGCAAGGGAAAGCGGGGAGGGTTCTTCAAAAGGGGCCTTTTCAAGGATAATCTGGACTACCCGACTTTTCTGCGGGCCAAGGCCGATTAA
- the ftsA gene encoding cell division protein FtsA, which yields MSGEIVVGLDIGTTKICAVVGEVRPDAIEIIGIGTHPSDGLRKGVVINIERTVNSIKEAIEEAETMAGCEIGSVYAGIAGGHIKGFNSHGVIALKEREVTKKDIERVIEAASAVAIPMDREVIHVLTQEFIVDEQDGITDPLGMAGVRLEAKIHIVTGAVTSAQNIIKCCNRAGLDVCDIVLESLASSESVLTDEERNLGVALIDFGGGTTDMAVFSRGTIQQTSVLALGGDNLTYDISIGLRTPRMEAEKIKIKYGCALSSMIGKDETIEVPGVGGREPRVMSRQILGEIIEPRVEEIFTLTHNELVRSGFENAINSGVVVTGGSSELAGIPEIAEQIFNAPTRTGYPQGISGLVEVVNKPMYATAVGLVLYGAKRTKESKKFRIRDNNIFTRVMERMKRWFKEVI from the coding sequence ATGTCTGGGGAAATCGTTGTAGGGCTGGATATCGGTACGACCAAGATTTGCGCGGTCGTGGGTGAGGTAAGACCCGATGCCATCGAAATCATCGGCATCGGCACCCACCCATCGGACGGTCTCCGGAAAGGCGTTGTAATCAACATCGAACGGACGGTGAATTCCATAAAGGAGGCCATTGAAGAAGCCGAAACCATGGCGGGCTGCGAGATCGGCTCTGTTTACGCGGGGATCGCGGGGGGACACATCAAGGGCTTCAACAGCCACGGGGTCATCGCGCTCAAGGAAAGAGAGGTCACCAAGAAAGATATCGAAAGGGTCATCGAGGCGGCAAGCGCCGTGGCGATCCCCATGGACCGGGAGGTGATCCACGTCCTGACCCAGGAGTTTATCGTGGACGAGCAGGACGGCATCACGGATCCCCTGGGCATGGCGGGGGTCCGGCTGGAGGCCAAGATCCATATCGTTACCGGTGCGGTGACTTCGGCCCAGAATATCATCAAGTGCTGTAACCGCGCGGGCCTGGATGTCTGTGACATCGTCCTGGAGTCCCTGGCCTCCAGCGAATCGGTGCTGACTGATGAAGAGCGCAATCTCGGCGTGGCCCTCATCGATTTCGGGGGCGGCACCACTGATATGGCGGTGTTTTCGCGGGGCACCATCCAGCAGACCTCGGTCCTGGCCCTGGGGGGGGACAACCTGACCTACGACATCTCGATCGGCCTTCGCACCCCCAGAATGGAGGCAGAGAAGATCAAGATCAAGTACGGGTGTGCACTGTCCTCCATGATCGGAAAGGATGAGACCATTGAGGTCCCGGGGGTGGGCGGGAGAGAACCGAGGGTCATGAGCCGGCAGATTCTCGGTGAGATCATCGAGCCGAGGGTCGAGGAGATCTTCACCCTCACCCATAACGAACTTGTCCGGTCGGGCTTTGAAAACGCCATCAACTCGGGAGTAGTGGTGACCGGGGGTTCATCGGAACTCGCGGGCATTCCCGAGATCGCCGAGCAGATTTTCAACGCCCCTACGAGGACGGGATATCCCCAGGGGATCAGCGGTCTGGTGGAGGTGGTCAACAAGCCCATGTACGCGACGGCTGTCGGGCTGGTCCTCTACGGTGCGAAGCGGACAAAGGAGAGCAAGAAGTTCAGAATCAGGGACAACAACATCTTTACCCGGGTCATGGAGAGGATGAAGCGGTGGTTCAAGGAAGTCATCTGA
- a CDS encoding FtsQ-type POTRA domain-containing protein, with the protein MKRKVGVRKKKAVKKKGKDYSVLRKAFSLVGICLAKFSCLVAVLVVTSFLFVYLYECLVKSPYFSLDEIVVSGLDGDLQEEILEDCGLQEEVSLLSLNLNELKEKIERHPWIRRVEIEKRFPHSLVIHAEREVPRALVVGDGLYYMNRWGEIFARAGEGGNLDYPLITGVRRGEKEEMERLACAAGILRCFEKQESPWSLKELSEVHVGRNGIVSLYFSSLPMVIKVRGGELERRLGDLKRLVRHLKGSGRIHMVKGINLNYRDAAVVTMKKG; encoded by the coding sequence ATGAAGAGAAAGGTCGGCGTAAGGAAAAAGAAGGCCGTAAAGAAAAAGGGGAAAGACTACTCGGTTCTTCGTAAGGCCTTTTCCCTGGTGGGAATCTGCCTGGCCAAGTTTTCATGCCTCGTGGCGGTGCTGGTGGTGACCAGTTTCCTGTTCGTTTACCTATACGAATGCCTGGTCAAGTCTCCTTACTTCAGCCTGGATGAAATCGTCGTTTCCGGCCTGGATGGGGATCTTCAGGAAGAGATCCTGGAGGATTGCGGCCTTCAGGAGGAGGTGAGCCTGCTGTCCCTGAATCTAAACGAGCTGAAGGAGAAGATCGAAAGACATCCCTGGATCAGGCGGGTCGAAATCGAGAAACGGTTTCCCCATTCCCTCGTAATCCATGCGGAAAGAGAGGTTCCCCGGGCACTGGTGGTGGGAGACGGACTTTACTACATGAATCGGTGGGGGGAGATCTTCGCCCGTGCGGGGGAGGGTGGAAACCTGGACTATCCACTCATCACGGGGGTGAGGAGAGGAGAAAAGGAGGAGATGGAGCGGTTGGCATGTGCGGCCGGGATCCTGCGGTGTTTCGAGAAGCAGGAATCTCCCTGGTCCCTCAAGGAACTCTCCGAGGTCCACGTCGGCCGGAACGGGATCGTTTCCCTCTACTTCTCCTCGCTCCCCATGGTCATCAAGGTCCGGGGCGGGGAATTGGAGCGCAGGCTCGGGGATCTGAAAAGACTCGTACGGCACCTGAAGGGGTCGGGACGCATCCACATGGTGAAGGGTATCAATCTGAATTACCGGGATGCGGCGGTCGTAACGATGAAAAAGGGATAA